The DNA sequence CCGCCGTTGCGATACCGAATTTTGTCAGGCTTCGCGACAGAGCAAAGGAAGCAGAAATAAAATCCAACGCACACACCCTCCACCTTTCCGTGGAAGAATACTCGACATCTGCAGACGGATTTTACATAGACGAAGCTAACATGGCGTCTCTGTCAATGCTCGGAAGCCTTAAAAATCCGTTCAATCCCTCTGGAGCGGCTTGGTCGCCGGACGCTCCCGCCGAAGCAGGGTGCGTAAGCTACGATCACGACGG is a window from the candidate division WOR-3 bacterium genome containing:
- a CDS encoding type II secretion system protein, which encodes MMKNKGFSLIELMVVVVIIGILAAVAIPNFVRLRDRAKEAEIKSNAHTLHLSVEEYSTSADGFYIDEANMASLSMLGSLKNPFNPSGAAWSPDAPAEAGCVSYDHDG